Within the Desulfotignum phosphitoxidans DSM 13687 genome, the region GTTACCTATGGGGATATTACGGCGCGCAAAAAAGCGGAGCAGGAGTACAAAACTTTGTTCCGGGAGATGCTGGACGGATTTGCCCTGCACGAGATCATCTGCGATGATTCAAAAACCCCTGTGGACTATCGCTTTCTGGATATCAACCCGGCATTCGAGCGCATGACCGGCCTGAAAGCCGCATCCGTTGTGGGCAGAACCGTGATGGATGTTCTGCCCACCACCGAGAGTTACTGGATTGAAACCTATGGGGCCGTGGCCCTGTCAGGCGAACCGATTACCTTTGAAAATTATTCGGCTGAAATTGGAAAACATTTTGAAGTGACGGCGTTTTGTCCGGCCCCGGGTCAATTTGCATGTATCTTTCAGGACATCACGGAACGAAAGCGGGCTGAAGCGGACCGGGATGTGCTCCAGACGCAACTCAACCAGGCACAGCGGATGGAATCCGTGGGCCGTTTGGCCGGGGGTGTGGCCCATGATTTTAACAACATGCTGGGGGTGATCCTGGGACACGCGGAGCTGGCATTGTTGCGGGCAGATGAAAATCACGATCTGCATGATGACTTAAAAGAAATTCAGAACGCGGCACAACGGTCGGCGGATATCACAAAACAACTGCTGGCATTTGCCAGAAAACAGACCATTTCCCCTAAGCAACTGGACATCAATGACACAGTGGAAAGCATGCTCAATATGCTGCGCCGCCTGATCGGAGAAGATATCGACCTGGTATGGCAGCCGGCGGCCCATGTCTGGCCCGTTAAAATGGACCCAACCCAGATCGATCAGATCCTTGCCAACCTGTGTGTCAACGCCATGGATGCCATTTCCGGTGTGGGCAAACTCACCATTGAAACGGGGAGAAAAACCTTTGATGAGGATTATTGCAATGACCATCAGGGATTTATTCCCGGCGATTATACCTTGCTGGCCGTCAGTGACAATGGCTGCGGCATGGATAAAGACACCCTGGAAAATCTGTTCGAGCCGTTTTTCACCACCAAGGAGGTGGGCAAAGGCACGGGCTTAGGGCTTGCGACCGTCTATGGCATTGTCAGACAGAACAACGGGTTTATCAATGTATACAGTGAGCCCGGCCAGGGCGCCACTTTCAGCATTTATCTGCCCCGGTTTGTGGACGATGACCCCGCAGATACGGCCGTTTCTGAGAAAAAAACAGCGGCCGGGGGGACTGAAACCATTCTGCTGGTAGAAGATGAACCGTCCATTCTCAGGATGACCCGGATAATGCTGGAAAGGAAAGGATATACGGTGCTGTCCGCCGTCACACCGGCAGAAGCCATGGAAAAAGCAAAAAACCATGCCGGTGCCATTGATCTGCTCATAACGGACGTCGTCATGCCGGAGATGAACGGCCGTGACCTGGCCAGGCAAATCACGGCCCTGTACCCCGGCATCCGGCTCTTGTTCATGTCCGGTTATACGGCCAATGTCATTGCCCATCAGGGGAGACTCGATGAAGGGGTGGCTTTTATCCAGAAGCCGTTTTCCATGGCGGACATCACAGCAAAGGCGCGGGAATTGCTGGATATGGCTCCGGATTCAGGAAAATCAGGATGACCGGCGGCGGATCACCCGGCCGAACCGGTGGGCCACCAACGTATCCATGATCATCTGGGTCAGGTGATACACAATGGCCGGAATCAGGGCCATGGGATAGGCAACGGCGAAATACCCGGCCCAGACCAGGTAGGACACGGTCAGGGTTTTCTGGGAGGTGTGGATGGTGAAAGCAGCGATGGACGGCAGATCCAGGCCGATGATCCTGCCCAGATAATAGTTGAAAACCAGCATGAACACATGAAGGCCGATCATGAACGACAACACCAGAAACAGCACCGGTCCCACATCCAGAATGCTGTCCGCGGAACTGGCCACGGCGTTGAGAATGATCAGCAGCACAATGCATTGATTGAAAATGGACATCTTTGCTTTGTGGGGCGGCAACAGGTGTTTCACCCGGGGCCGCAGCACCTGGCCGATGATTGTGGGCAGCAGCACCTTAAAGGTCAATCCGGCAAGCATCTGGAGGATGGGCAGCTCCATGGCGGCATTGTCCACGGCCAGGATCAGGTTGAGCATGAACGGAATGGTAAAGATGGCGGCGAAATTGCCCAGCACGCAGATGAACAGGCTCAAGGGCACATTGCCCCCGGCCATGGCCGTCATGACCGTGCCCGAAGCCACGGTGACAGGAGCAGCACCGATGATCAACGCACCCATGACAAAATCCGGCCACGCGCTTAAAAAAAACCGGGCCGCATAAAAAGCGGCCGCCGGAAAAAAGATCAGCGAAGAAAACAAGGCCGCTGCCAGTACTTTGACATCTTTGAGCTGATCCAGCACCGTGGATGTTTCCAATGACAGGCCTGTCAGCAGAAACGCCAGGAAAATCCCGATATTCAGGACATTATATTGTTTGATGACCGGGCCGATCCCGGGCAGGGCAAACGCCAGTGCCGCCATGATGGCCATGCCCATGAAGAACCAGTATTTTTTGATCATGTGTGTCACCTGTGTGCCTGTTTAAAAAAACGCCCCGGAATCATGGGATGGGATACTGAAATTGTCAAGGGATTTATCAATATTTGTTTGACAGACTTTGGCCGGGCCGGTAAATTGAATGCCAATCCACTCAGAACCGCCTGCAAGGAGAAAAAGCCATGGGCACCCGCAACGTTGTTTTTCTGGAACTGCTGGAATGGTTTGACGATACGGGAGAGGCACTGGTCCACCGGCTGCCGGAAACCGGCTCCGCAGACATTAAATATGGGGCCCAGCTGGTGGTCAGAGAAAGCCAGGCCGCCGTGTTTTTCTACAACGGCAAGGCCGTGGGCGCGTTCGGCCCGGGCCGCCACACCCTGAAAACCGCCAACATCCCGATTCTGACCAAGCTGGCCAGCCTGCCCTGGGGATTTACCAGTCCCCTGCGGGCCGAGGTGTATTTCACCAACCTGAAAACCTTTGTCAACCTGAAATGGGGAACCCGGGACCCCGTGGCGTTCCGGGACCGGGACTTAGGACTGGTCCGGTTGAGGGCCTTCGGGGTGTTCAACATCAGAATCGTGCAGCCCGTGCTGTTTGTCAACCGCCTGGTGGGGACTCAAGGGATTTTTTCCACCCAGAGCGTGGCAGATTACCTCAACCAGGTGGTGGTGTCCCGGTTCAATGACCATATCGGAGAACAGATCGACACCATATTCGATCTGCCGGCCCGGTATGATGAACTGTCCCAAAGCCTGGCCGAACGGCTGAGAGATGATTTTTCCAAGTTCGGCCTGAATCTCACCCAGCTGTATATCAATGCCATCACTCCGCCGCCCGAGGTGCAGAAAGCCATTGACGACAAAAGCCGGCTGGGCGTGTTTGACGACATGAACAAACTCATGCAGATGAAAACCGCCATGGCCATGGAAAAGATTGCGGAAAACCCGGACGGCACGGGGACGGGCGGGGCCCAGGCCGGCATGGGCATGGGACTGGGATTGATGCTGCCGGGCATGTTTGCCAGACAACTGACCGGGGAAGCGCCTCAAAACACGGGCACATCCGCCCCCACTGCAAAATGCCCGGAATGCCGGCACGCGATTTTTGAAGATGCCAATTTCTGTCCTTTCTGCGGCCATCAGCAGGTGATTTTTGAAAAATGCACCCAGTGCGGCAAGAACATCACCCCCAACACCCGGTTCTGCCCCCGGTGCGGCACCCCCGTTCAAACCGCGCCCACAGAAAAAATCTGTGCCCGGTGCGGGGCGAAAAATCTGCCGGAAGCCGTGTTCTGCAACCAGTGCGGTGCGCGCCATTAGTTTCCGGGTCGAACACCAATGCCCCCAGTGCGGGGCCCCTATTGTCTTAGACGAGGAAACCCGGTTTTTCACCTGTGCGTTCTGCCGGGTCCAGTCCTGTATTAGTTCTCAGGGATTTCCCCGGTACCTGTTTGCCAGATCTGAGAAAGCCGCAGCCCATCCGGAGGCCCCGGCAGATGCGGATCTTTTGTTTGTGCCCTACTGGCGGTTCAAGGGGCTGCGCTATACCTGCGCCCCGGCCGGCGTCTCCCACCGGTTTCTGGACATCTCAGCCCTGGCCCTGGAAGGATCGTTTTTAGGTCTGCCCGTCTCTTTAGGGGTCCGGTCCCAGGCCCTGCCCCTCAAACAGATCACCCCGAAGACGGCCGGCCGGTTCCTGCGCCCGGCAGACAGGGCACTGGTTCTGGATCAGGCAGAACAACGGTCCCGGCGGATGAGCCCCCCTTCTGATACCGGGTTTACCGAACATATCGGAGAAACCCTGAGCCTGATCTATGCCCCGTTTTATGCCCAAAACGGCAAACTGGTGGATGCCATTCTGAACCGGGTGGTGGGACCTGGGGCAGACACCGGACCCGGACTGGCCGATCTGCCGGGCTGCCGCCCGGAAAAGCAGACCCGGTTTGTACCGGGCATCTGTCCGGCCTGCGGATGGAACCTGGAAGGGGCAAACGATTCTTTAATTTTGATCTGTAGAAACTGCAGCACGTTGTGGAAACCCGGAAACCAGGATCTGACAAAAATCCAGTTCCGGTGTGCCCGGCCAAAATCCAGAACCGATGTGATGGTGCCGTTCTGGAGAATCCAGGCCCGCATCTTTGGGCTGGCCCTGTCATCCATGGCTGATCTGGCCCGGCTGGCCAACCTTCCCCGGGCCGTTTTGCCGGAATGGGAGCACCAGGAAGTGTTTTTCTGGGCACCGGCCTTCAAGGTCCGGCCGAGGATTTTTCTGAATCTGGCCTCCCGGGTGACGTTAGGCCAGCCGGCCCCGAACATGGACCGGGATATCCGTGAGAATATCCATGTGCCCGTCACCCTGCCCGTGACCGAGGCCGTCCAGAGCATCCGCATCACCCTGGCCGGCCTGGCCAAACCCCGCGCTGAACGGCTGCCCGGCCTCACACACCTGGAAATCACACCCGTCCGGGCCACACTGGTGTTTCTGGCCTTTGAAGACCAGGTCCACGACTATGTGCACAAACGTCTTAAGGCCGGCATCAACAAAAACGCCCTGGCCCTGGCCGCAAACCTGTAGCAGGCAGCGGCCGAAACCCGGGCGAATTATTGGCAGTCTTCCCTATACAGAAAACGGATCAGAGCAGGCCGGCGTAAAAATCATTGCCTTTGTCATCCACGATGATAAAGGCGGGAAAATTTTCCACCGTGATCATGTACACGGCTTCCATGCCCAGTTCTTCGTATTCCTTGAGTTCCACTTTTTTGATGAAATCCTTGCCCAGGCGGGCCGCAGGCCCTCCAATAGACCCAAGGTAAAAGCCACCGTGTATCCTGCAAGAATCGGTTACCTCCCTACTCCTGTTTCCTTTGGCCAGCATGATCAGAGAGGCACCCTGCTCCTGGAATATCGGGACATAAGGATCCATGCGAGATGCAGTTGTAGGTCCGAATGAACCAGACAATTCTCCTTCCGGGCGCTTCGAAGGTCCGGCATAATAGATGATATGTTTTTTCAAATAGGATGGAAGGCCTTTACCCTGCTGATACTGTTCCATGAATTTGGCATGGGCGATATCCCTGGCAACGATAATCTTTCCAGTTAAAGAAAGTCTCGTGGAAACTGGATATTTTGACAGTTCGGACCGGATTTCGTCCATGGGCCGATTCAGATTGATATGAACTCCGGCTTTGATTTCAGGTTCAACCTTTGGCAGATAGCTTGATGGATTTTCTTCCAACTGTTCCAGAAAGATTCCTTGTCTGGTAATCTTGCCCTTGATCTGCCGGTCGGCGGAACAGGAAACTCCAATGCCTATGGGACATGATGCCCCGTGCCGGGGCATACGGATGATCCGGATGTCTAAGGCGAAATGCTTTCCACCGAACTGGGCACCCAGGCCTAAATGTTGAGCCCGTGCCAGCACTTTTTCCTCCAGATCAACATCCCGGAACGCATGCCCCGTATCACTGCCTTTGGTGGGCAGGGTATCCAGGAACCTGGCTGAAGCCAGTTTCACGGCTTTAAGGTTGGTTTCCGCCGACGTGCCGCCGATGACAAACGCGATGTGATATGGTGGGCAGGCTGTAGTACCCAATGCTTTCATTTTATCGGCCATAAAATCCAAGAGACTCTCCTCGGAATTGAGTACGGCCTTGGTCATCTGGAACAACGCCGTCTTGTTGGCGGATCCCCCGCCCTTGGCCATGAACAGGAACCCGTATTCATCCCCCTGGACCGCAGCGATATCCACCTGGGCCGGCAGGTTGGTTTTGGTATTTTTTTCCTGGTACATGGTCAGCGGCGCATTCTGGGAGTACCGCAGGTAATTTTGGGTATAGGCTTCAAACACCCCTTTGGACAGCTCTTTTTCATCATCCGACCAGGTCCACACCTGCTGGCCTTTTTTGCCCATGATAATGGCCGTGCCCGTATCCTGGCACATGGGATATATTTTTTCAGCGGATATCACCGCGTTTTTCAGCAGTTCCAGGGCCACGTACCGGTCATTGTCGGAACTGTCCGGATCTTCCATCACGGCTTGCAGCTGCTTTAAGTGATCGACCCGGTACAGGTGGGCCACATCTTTGAACGCGGTCTGGGCCAGAAGGGTCAGGGCCCGGGGTTCCACCAGAAGGACTTCGCTGCCTTCAAACTCCTTGGTCCGGACAAAATCTCTGGTCAGCATCCGGTATTCAGTGGTGTCTTCGCCCAAAGGAAACAGCGGATCATAATTGAATTCAGTCATAAGTCACCTTTTTTGATTTCTTGTCTGACCATCATCGGATCAGCGCCATTTTGCGCCGCAGGTACGCGATCTGGGTCTGGTGGGGCAGGTCTTTGGGACAATAGTCCTCACACCCCAGAAGCGTCATACACCCGAACACCCCGTCATCATTGCCCATGATTTCGTAGAACTCTTCATCCGTCCGCTTGTCTCTGGGATCCAGGGCAAACCGTGCCAGACGCATGAACCCCACGGCAGACAGAAAATCCGGACGCATCCGCTTGGTGGCGCAGGCAGACACACAGGCCCCGCATTCCACGCACCGTTCCAGTTCATAGATCTCGTCGGCCACATCCGGGTCCATGCGCTCTTCAAGCTCATCATAATTCACCAGGTCCGCTTCTTTATCATGGATCCAGGATTCCACCCGCTCGCTCATGGCCCGCATGAACTTGCCCGTGTTCACGGACAGATCTCCGATGAGTTCAAATCCGGGCAAGGGCAGCAGTTTGATCTCCCCGTCCGGGAACTTGGCGGTCAGGGTCCGGCAGGCCAGGTCCGGCTGCCCGTTGATCACCATGGCGCAGGACCCGCAGATACCGGCCCGGCACACAAAATCAAACTGCAGGGACGGGTCCTGGGTTTCTCTGATCTCGTTCAACGCGATGAATATGGTCATACCCGGGGCTTCCGTGATTTCATAGGTCACCATCCGGGGCTTGTCCCCCTTTTTCTGGGGGTTGTAGCGGAATATCTGAAATTTCAACACTCTTGCCTGATCGTCCATTATTTGTACCCCCTGCCGATACGCTCGTTTTTACCTTTAAATTTTTCCGGAATAGGTGTGGGATTCAGCAGCTGATGAAGCGCGAACCGGTCCGCCTTGGGATTGGCTTTTTTGATCTCTTCGATTTCAGCGATCCGTTTTTCCGTGTCCGGATGAAGAATGGTGTTGTCCACGCCATATCCCCGGGACCCCGGCGGCATTTCCATTTTCATGACGTCCAGATCCTCATAGGAGACATCGGGCAGATCCGCGGTCTCATCCGGCCAGGTGGTCAGGGTGCGTTTGAGCCAGTCTCGGTCGTTTCGTTCCGGATAATCTTCCCTGGCATGGGCCCCTCTGCTTTCGGTTCTTAGCATGGCGCCATAGGCCACGCACAGGGCCAGCTTGATCATCTTGGGCACCCGGATGGCTTCCACCAGTTCGGGATTAGACGATGAAATCCGGTTGCGAAGCGCAATGCTTCGGGCCCGCTGGTTGAGTACCTGCAATTCTTCCACGGCCTGTTCCAGATGCGGCCCGTTGCGGAAAATACCCACCTTGTCCATCATGATCTGCTGCATCTCCGCTTTGAGTTCATAGGGGTTTTCCCCGTAATCTCTGACCAGCAGGTCTGCAATTTTCTTTTCCTCTCTTTTTACAAAATGCTCGATGGTGGAGGTGGACACATTCAGGGAACTGGTTTCACAATAATCGGCCACAAATTCACCCACGATCATGCCGGCCACCACGGTTTCGGCCACGGAATTGCCCCCTAACCGGTTGAACCCGTGCATGTCCCAGCACGCGGCTTCCCCGGCGGAAAACAACCCCTTGAGGGTGGGGCTTTCCCCCGTGGCTTTGGTTCTCACCCCGCCCATGGAATAATGCTGGGTGGGCCGGACGGGAATGTATTCTTTTACCGGGTCGATGCCCAGGAAATACTCGCAGATCTCTTTGACTTCCCGCAGGTTTTTTTCAATGTGTTTTCTGCCCAGCAAGGTGATGTCCAGCCACAAATGATCCCCATAGGGAGAGGGCACGCCCTTGCCTTTTCTCATGTGCTCGGTCATGCGCCGGGACACCACGTCCCGGGAGGCCAGCTCTTTTTTGTCCGGCTCGTAATCCGGCATGAACCGGTATCCGTCCTTGTCCAGCAAAAGCCCGCCGTCACCGCGGCATCCTTCCGTGGTGAGAATACCCACGGGCACGATGGCCGTGGGATGAAACTGGACGGCTTCCATGTTCCCCAGGGCGGCCACCCCGGTTTCCAGGGCAATGGCTGTGCCGATGCCCTCGGAGATCACGGCGTTGGTGGTCACGGCATACAGCCTTCCATACCCGCCCGTGGCAATGGTGGTGGCCTTGGCCACATAGGCGATGAGCTCACCCGTGATCAGGTCTCTGACAATGGCCCCGTAACAGACCCCGTCCTCATGGATCAGGGCCACGGCCTCTTTTCGTTCATGCACGGGGATGCCCAGCTGGATCGCCTTGTTGTCCATGGCATACAGCATGGTATGGCCCGTGCCGTCGGAAGTGAAACAGGTGCGCCATTTCTTGGTACCCCCGAAATCTCTGGCCGTGATCAGGCCGTGGGCTTCATGTTTTTCCGTGATGGTGACTTTTTCACCATTGATGATCACCTCCCGGTCCCCGCCTCTGACCCGGGACCAGGGAACCCCCCAAGCCGCCAGCTGGCGGATCGCTTTGGGGGCCGTGTTGACAAACATTCTGGCCACATCCTGGTCGCATCCCCAGTCACTGCCTTTGACCGTGTCTCCAAAATGTACATCTTCATCATCTCCGTCACCTTTGACACAGGCGCCCAGGCTGGCCTGCATGCCGCCCTGGGCCGCTGCGGAATGGGACCGTTTGGCAGGGATCAGCGAGAGGACAATGGTGTCAAACCCCCGCTGCATGGAGGCGATGGCAACTCTGAGCCCTGCCAGGCCGCCGCCGATGACAAGTGAATCCGTATATATAACTTTCATTGAGAAATCCTTATATTTTAATGCGTTTCAGTGGCAGGCTGGGTGGCGTCATGGGCCCCCGCATCCGATGAAGTCTCAGGCATGGGGTCTGTATCATGATTTGCCCCTGCATCATGGGCATCAGCCGTATCAGGGTCGGCTGCGGCCGCTTCATGGGTATCGGCTGTGTCATGAGTATCCGCCGTGTCATGGGTCACTGCTGCCGCCTTGTCTGACGCGTCGTCTGATGCTGCCGGAGTGGTATCGGTGTCATGGGATGTGTCTGCCGGATGGGCGGCGCTGGATTCAGCCGCCGGTTTTTCTGCGTCAACATCCGGTGCTGATGCGGATTTTTCCTCCACGACAGGGGATGTCTTCTGGTAGGCGCTTCCCTGATAGGGTTCACCGGCATTGCTCCGGTGCTGGAAACCGATGATGACGAACATGGCCAGCGCCAGAAATCCGATGGCCAGAAAGAAAATGGTCAGGCGGTTTTTCACTGTTTTAATTTTTTTGCGGGAGTTTCTGGCATCCTTGCCTGTGAACCATCCCCATTTCATGCACAGCCGGTACAAGCCGATGCTGGCATGCAGTTCCACACAGATGAGCAGAATCAGGTACAGAAACCAGTAATTGCCGGACACCACCCGGTCTGCGGACAGAAACGGATCGATGCTGCCCGGGTTCACCAGCATGGTATACAGATGCACGGACCCGGCAAAAAACATGATAAAACCGGTCACGGCCTGGATATACCACAAATTGGTGTCCGTGTGTTTCATCATCTGCATCTGATCTCTCATGATCCGGTGCTGGCGCCAGGAAATGGGAAACTTGCGCATCCCCAAAAGCGCATGAACGATAAACAGGGTAAACACCCCGGATACTGCGAAAAAAACGGCAATGGGATACCCGTGCCCTGTGTTAGACAAAAACGCCAGTTCCATGGTTTTGGCCACGAAATCAAACGCGCCCTTGCCCAGAATGATACTGCCCACCAGAAGCATGTGCACCCACATGAACAGCCCCAGGATCAGGCCCGTGCCGCTCTGGGCCAGATCCAGCCGGGCCGGTAGCCGGCTGCTTCTTGGTTTGTATTCCTCAATAATATAACTTTCCAATGGTAACCTCCTTTTATGGTCCAGGCCGACCCCGGGGTCAGCTAAAATACCTCTTTGCAGATCTGTCCGATCCGTCCCAGATTTTCACACACATGAATGCCGTTTTCCTTGAACGCCTTGATTTTGGCGTCTCCGGTCCCGCTGGATCCGGAGATAATGGCGCCGGCATGTCCCATGCGGCGGCCCGGCGGGGCCGTGAGCCCGGCGATGAATCCCACCACGGGCTTGGTGACATGGGCCTTGATATAGGCGGCGGCATCTTCTTCGGCACTGCCCCCGATCTCTCCCACCATCACCATGGCGTGGGTGTCCGGATCCGCTTCAAACGCGGACAGTACATCGATGAAATTGGTGCCGTTCACGGGGTCCCCGCCGATGCCGATGCAGGTGGACTGGCCCATGCCGTTTTTGGTGAGCTGATCCACCACTTCATAGGTCAGGGTCCCGGACCGGGACACCACACCCACATGGCCTTTTTTGTGAATCATACCCGGCATGATCCCGACCTTGCACTCTTCGGGCGTGATGATTCCCGGGCAGTTGGGACCGATCAACCGGCATTTTTTACTGCTTAAAAAATTTTTCACCTTGACCATGTCCAGGATGGGGATCCCCTCGGTGATGGCCACAATGAGCGACACCCCGGCATCAGCCGCCTCCATGATGGCATCGGCCCCAAACGGCGGGGGCACGAAAATCAGGGACGCATCGGCACCGGTTTCCTTGACGGCCCCGGCCACGGTGTTGAACACCGGGACGTCGTCCATTTTCTGTCCGCCCTTGCCCGGGGTGACCCCGGCCACGATCCGGGTCCCGTACGATATGCATTGTCTGGTATGGAAACTGCCTTCATTGCCGGTAATTCCCTGTACCAGTACTTTTGTATCTTTGTTGACAAATATACTCACAACCCTTTTCTCCTTTAGTTCACTGCTGCTGCGATTTTTTCGGCTGCATCGGCCAGGTCTGATGCACTGGTCAGGTTCAGGTCACTGTCCGCCAGAATCTGCCGGCCCTCTTCCACGTTGGTGCCTTCCATGCGCACCACCACGGGCACGGTAACGCCGGTCTTTTTGGCGGCTTCCACCACGCCTCTGGCAAACACGTCACACCTTAAGATCCCGCCGAAAATATTGATGAGCACGGCCTTGACTTTCGGATCCGCCAGAATGATGCGGAACGCGTTTTCCACTTGCTCGGCCGATGCGCCGCCCCCCACATCCATGAAATTGGCAGGCGAGGCCCCGGCGTTCTTGATGATATCCATGGTGGCCATGGCCAGGCCGGCACCGTTGACGATATTGCCCACATTGCCGTCCAGGTTGATGTAATTGAGATTGTATGACGAGGCTTCCACCTCCATGGGGTCTTCTTCGTCCAGATCCCTTAATTCCAGCAGGTCCTTGTGCCGGAACAGGGCGTTGGAATCAAAATCCACCTTGGCGTCCAGAGCCATGACATTTCCCTCCGAGGTCAAAATCAATGGATTGATTTCCACAAGAGATACGTCATATTTCACAAAAAAACGATACAGATTGAACAGCAACCCATATAATTGTTTCATGGCAGGTGCCGGAAAACCCAGCTGGAATCCCACTTGCCGCATCTGATATCCCTGGATACCTATAAGTGGGTCCACAAACACCCTGATAATCTTTTCTGGTGTCTTTGCAGCAACATTTTCAATATCGACCCCCCCAGCCTGGCTTGCCATAATCACTATTTTTTCAGTCTTTCTATCAACCAAAAGACTCAGATAAAACTCCTTATCAATACTCTGACCGGCTTCAATCAGTACTTTTCGGACGATTCTGCCTTCCGGTCCGGTTTGATCAGTGACCAGACGCATTCCCAAAAACTGATCCACAATGGTCATCACCTGTTCGGAATTTGCCGCAAGTTTGACTCCACCGCCTTTACCGCGACCACCGGCATGGATCTGAGCTTTCACCACCACTGGATACTGACCGAGATCTTCAGCAACCTTGAGTGCCTCTTCTTTTGAAAATGCCACACCGCTTCTGGCAACCGGGACATTGAATGTTCGAAACAACTCCTTGGCCTGATATTCATGTATCTTCATTCCGTTTCCTTTTTTATTTGAGGGATACGCAGGTTTAGCGTCTCATCCTCATTTATCAGAATTTTGACTATATACTTTTTTTACAGCAACTTTTCAACATTTTATCAGAAATATAGACCTTGTTCTTG harbors:
- a CDS encoding PAS domain S-box protein codes for the protein MTVKPTYEELEQRIQELEKIESEHAYFKKALQENEGLFRMLYEKAPLGYQSLDENGRFIVVNQTWLDTLGYDREDVIGKSFADFLHPDWRDHFKENFPRFKSIGEILGVEFEMVKKDGTLILVSFTGKITRDKTGNFQQTHCIFHDITDRKRVEEALRQSEEKYRVLFNTFPLGITVSDHKGNIVESNAMAEKLLGLAKNKHEERRLDGDQWRIIRPDKTRMPTDEYASVRALKKKRQIENVEMGIVKPDGRITWINVSAAPLNLEKYGVVVTYGDITARKKAEQEYKTLFREMLDGFALHEIICDDSKTPVDYRFLDINPAFERMTGLKAASVVGRTVMDVLPTTESYWIETYGAVALSGEPITFENYSAEIGKHFEVTAFCPAPGQFACIFQDITERKRAEADRDVLQTQLNQAQRMESVGRLAGGVAHDFNNMLGVILGHAELALLRADENHDLHDDLKEIQNAAQRSADITKQLLAFARKQTISPKQLDINDTVESMLNMLRRLIGEDIDLVWQPAAHVWPVKMDPTQIDQILANLCVNAMDAISGVGKLTIETGRKTFDEDYCNDHQGFIPGDYTLLAVSDNGCGMDKDTLENLFEPFFTTKEVGKGTGLGLATVYGIVRQNNGFINVYSEPGQGATFSIYLPRFVDDDPADTAVSEKKTAAGGTETILLVEDEPSILRMTRIMLERKGYTVLSAVTPAEAMEKAKNHAGAIDLLITDVVMPEMNGRDLARQITALYPGIRLLFMSGYTANVIAHQGRLDEGVAFIQKPFSMADITAKARELLDMAPDSGKSG
- a CDS encoding bile acid:sodium symporter; its protein translation is MIKKYWFFMGMAIMAALAFALPGIGPVIKQYNVLNIGIFLAFLLTGLSLETSTVLDQLKDVKVLAAALFSSLIFFPAAAFYAARFFLSAWPDFVMGALIIGAAPVTVASGTVMTAMAGGNVPLSLFICVLGNFAAIFTIPFMLNLILAVDNAAMELPILQMLAGLTFKVLLPTIIGQVLRPRVKHLLPPHKAKMSIFNQCIVLLIILNAVASSADSILDVGPVLFLVLSFMIGLHVFMLVFNYYLGRIIGLDLPSIAAFTIHTSQKTLTVSYLVWAGYFAVAYPMALIPAIVYHLTQMIMDTLVAHRFGRVIRRRSS
- a CDS encoding SPFH domain-containing protein — encoded protein: MGTRNVVFLELLEWFDDTGEALVHRLPETGSADIKYGAQLVVRESQAAVFFYNGKAVGAFGPGRHTLKTANIPILTKLASLPWGFTSPLRAEVYFTNLKTFVNLKWGTRDPVAFRDRDLGLVRLRAFGVFNIRIVQPVLFVNRLVGTQGIFSTQSVADYLNQVVVSRFNDHIGEQIDTIFDLPARYDELSQSLAERLRDDFSKFGLNLTQLYINAITPPPEVQKAIDDKSRLGVFDDMNKLMQMKTAMAMEKIAENPDGTGTGGAQAGMGMGLGLMLPGMFARQLTGEAPQNTGTSAPTAKCPECRHAIFEDANFCPFCGHQQVIFEKCTQCGKNITPNTRFCPRCGTPVQTAPTEKICARCGAKNLPEAVFCNQCGARH
- a CDS encoding fumarate hydratase, with translation MTEFNYDPLFPLGEDTTEYRMLTRDFVRTKEFEGSEVLLVEPRALTLLAQTAFKDVAHLYRVDHLKQLQAVMEDPDSSDNDRYVALELLKNAVISAEKIYPMCQDTGTAIIMGKKGQQVWTWSDDEKELSKGVFEAYTQNYLRYSQNAPLTMYQEKNTKTNLPAQVDIAAVQGDEYGFLFMAKGGGSANKTALFQMTKAVLNSEESLLDFMADKMKALGTTACPPYHIAFVIGGTSAETNLKAVKLASARFLDTLPTKGSDTGHAFRDVDLEEKVLARAQHLGLGAQFGGKHFALDIRIIRMPRHGASCPIGIGVSCSADRQIKGKITRQGIFLEQLEENPSSYLPKVEPEIKAGVHINLNRPMDEIRSELSKYPVSTRLSLTGKIIVARDIAHAKFMEQYQQGKGLPSYLKKHIIYYAGPSKRPEGELSGSFGPTTASRMDPYVPIFQEQGASLIMLAKGNRSREVTDSCRIHGGFYLGSIGGPAARLGKDFIKKVELKEYEELGMEAVYMITVENFPAFIIVDDKGNDFYAGLL
- a CDS encoding fumarate reductase iron-sulfur subunit, which produces MDDQARVLKFQIFRYNPQKKGDKPRMVTYEITEAPGMTIFIALNEIRETQDPSLQFDFVCRAGICGSCAMVINGQPDLACRTLTAKFPDGEIKLLPLPGFELIGDLSVNTGKFMRAMSERVESWIHDKEADLVNYDELEERMDPDVADEIYELERCVECGACVSACATKRMRPDFLSAVGFMRLARFALDPRDKRTDEEFYEIMGNDDGVFGCMTLLGCEDYCPKDLPHQTQIAYLRRKMALIR
- a CDS encoding fumarate reductase flavoprotein subunit, whose protein sequence is MKVIYTDSLVIGGGLAGLRVAIASMQRGFDTIVLSLIPAKRSHSAAAQGGMQASLGACVKGDGDDEDVHFGDTVKGSDWGCDQDVARMFVNTAPKAIRQLAAWGVPWSRVRGGDREVIINGEKVTITEKHEAHGLITARDFGGTKKWRTCFTSDGTGHTMLYAMDNKAIQLGIPVHERKEAVALIHEDGVCYGAIVRDLITGELIAYVAKATTIATGGYGRLYAVTTNAVISEGIGTAIALETGVAALGNMEAVQFHPTAIVPVGILTTEGCRGDGGLLLDKDGYRFMPDYEPDKKELASRDVVSRRMTEHMRKGKGVPSPYGDHLWLDITLLGRKHIEKNLREVKEICEYFLGIDPVKEYIPVRPTQHYSMGGVRTKATGESPTLKGLFSAGEAACWDMHGFNRLGGNSVAETVVAGMIVGEFVADYCETSSLNVSTSTIEHFVKREEKKIADLLVRDYGENPYELKAEMQQIMMDKVGIFRNGPHLEQAVEELQVLNQRARSIALRNRISSSNPELVEAIRVPKMIKLALCVAYGAMLRTESRGAHAREDYPERNDRDWLKRTLTTWPDETADLPDVSYEDLDVMKMEMPPGSRGYGVDNTILHPDTEKRIAEIEEIKKANPKADRFALHQLLNPTPIPEKFKGKNERIGRGYK